A single region of the Paraburkholderia megapolitana genome encodes:
- the trpC gene encoding indole-3-glycerol phosphate synthase TrpC, translating into MSDILNRIIDVKRQEIRAAQQSAPLEELRLEASARDHRDFVGALRAKHAAGVPAVISEVKKASPSKGVIREHFVPADIARSYAKHGAACLSVLTDVQFFQGSTAYLEEARAACDLPVLRKDFIIDPYQIVEARAMGADAILLIAAALDTPQMQDLEALAHSLGLAVLVEVHDRAELTEALTLKTPLIGINNRNLRTFETTLETTIGMLDSVPDDRIVVTESGILARADVERLRAMDVHTFLVGEAFMRADEPGVELARMFF; encoded by the coding sequence ATGAGCGATATTCTTAACCGCATCATCGACGTCAAGCGCCAGGAAATTCGCGCCGCCCAACAGAGCGCGCCGCTTGAAGAACTGAGGCTCGAAGCGTCGGCGCGCGACCACCGCGACTTCGTCGGCGCACTGCGCGCAAAGCACGCGGCCGGCGTGCCCGCGGTGATTTCCGAAGTGAAGAAGGCCAGTCCGTCGAAAGGCGTGATCCGCGAGCACTTCGTGCCGGCCGATATTGCGCGCTCGTACGCGAAGCACGGTGCCGCCTGCCTGTCAGTGCTGACCGACGTGCAGTTCTTCCAGGGCAGCACCGCCTACCTCGAAGAAGCGCGCGCCGCCTGCGATCTGCCGGTGCTGCGCAAAGACTTCATCATCGATCCGTACCAGATCGTCGAAGCCCGCGCGATGGGCGCCGACGCGATCCTGCTGATCGCCGCCGCGCTCGACACGCCGCAGATGCAGGACCTCGAAGCGCTCGCCCATTCGCTGGGGCTTGCGGTGCTCGTAGAAGTACACGATCGCGCCGAGCTGACCGAGGCGCTGACGCTGAAGACACCGCTGATCGGCATCAACAATCGCAATCTGCGTACGTTCGAAACCACACTCGAAACGACGATCGGCATGCTCGATTCAGTTCCGGACGACCGTATCGTTGTCACCGAATCGGGCATCCTGGCGCGTGCCGATGTCGAACGACTGCGTGCGATGGACGTGCATACGTTCCTCGTTGGCGAAGCGTTCATGCGCGCCGACGAACCGGGCGTTGAACTCGCCCGTATGTTTTTCTGA
- a CDS encoding CYTH domain-containing protein yields the protein MGIEREIKLALPADQTDAATQWFVARTAQAGHAVPLANRYFDTPALALARAKSALRLRHTPEGWLQTFKTAGTSQAGLHSRHEWEMPVAGPALEIDALLRACDDEPSAAALREAAPELVELFRTDFTRTIWHVDHTGAAIEAAIDQGEVVAQVNGETRRAPLCEIELELKHGDESALHTLAAELRAHIPGLTPDDISKAQRGYRLQER from the coding sequence ATGGGAATAGAACGCGAAATCAAACTGGCGTTGCCTGCCGACCAGACGGACGCGGCGACGCAGTGGTTTGTTGCACGCACGGCGCAAGCCGGACACGCGGTGCCGCTCGCGAATCGCTACTTCGACACGCCTGCGCTCGCGCTTGCACGCGCGAAAAGTGCGCTGCGCCTGCGCCATACGCCGGAAGGCTGGCTTCAGACGTTCAAGACAGCGGGCACATCGCAGGCGGGATTGCACAGTCGGCACGAATGGGAAATGCCGGTAGCCGGCCCGGCGCTCGAGATCGACGCGCTGCTGCGCGCCTGCGACGACGAACCTTCCGCGGCGGCACTGCGCGAGGCCGCACCGGAACTCGTCGAGCTGTTTCGCACCGACTTCACGCGCACGATCTGGCATGTCGACCATACAGGTGCGGCAATCGAAGCCGCGATCGATCAGGGCGAGGTCGTGGCCCAGGTGAATGGCGAAACACGCCGGGCGCCGCTGTGCGAGATCGAACTCGAATTGAAGCACGGCGACGAAAGCGCGCTGCATACGCTTGCTGCCGAGCTTCGCGCTCATATCCCCGGCCTTACTCCCGACGACATCAGCAAGGCGCAACGCGGATACCGGTTGCAGGAACGCTAG
- a CDS encoding uracil-DNA glycosylase — translation MTSSSRSRTPQASQPSLFADEPAAAAPVAIPAGVQPLEAQFDALPPAWRALLDPFIGSEAYTALCRFVDGERAAGKTVYPADVFRALRLTSPDEVKVVILGQDPYHGEDRDTPQAHGLAFSVPPGVRPPPSLKNIFKEIAASLGHEAPAHGCLDAWAQQGVLLLNTVLTVERNNAASHAKRGWEKCTDTLIHELAQRHDGLVFMLWGAHAQAKRALLGGRSHKVLEAPHPSPLSAHRGFLGCGHFSLANAYLVEAGRKPIDWRLPEIARTLA, via the coding sequence ATGACCTCTTCTTCCCGTTCCCGCACTCCGCAAGCGTCGCAGCCTTCGCTCTTTGCCGACGAACCTGCCGCTGCTGCTCCCGTAGCCATTCCTGCCGGTGTTCAACCGCTCGAAGCACAGTTCGACGCGCTCCCACCCGCGTGGCGCGCGCTGCTCGATCCGTTTATCGGCAGTGAGGCTTATACGGCGCTGTGCCGTTTCGTCGATGGAGAACGCGCTGCCGGCAAGACCGTCTATCCAGCGGATGTGTTTCGCGCGTTGCGTCTGACGAGTCCAGACGAGGTCAAGGTGGTGATCCTCGGCCAGGACCCGTATCACGGCGAAGATCGCGACACGCCGCAAGCACACGGGCTCGCGTTTTCGGTGCCGCCCGGCGTGCGACCGCCGCCGTCGCTCAAGAACATCTTCAAGGAAATCGCCGCCAGCCTCGGACATGAGGCACCCGCTCACGGTTGTCTCGATGCCTGGGCACAGCAAGGCGTGCTGCTGCTGAACACAGTGCTGACCGTCGAGCGCAACAACGCCGCGAGCCACGCGAAACGTGGCTGGGAAAAATGCACCGACACGCTGATTCATGAGCTTGCGCAGCGTCATGACGGCCTTGTGTTCATGCTGTGGGGTGCGCATGCGCAGGCGAAACGCGCGCTGCTCGGCGGTCGCTCGCACAAGGTGCTCGAAGCACCGCATCCGTCGCCGTTGTCGGCGCATCGCGGCTTTCTCGGCTGCGGACATTTCTCGCTCGCCAACGCTTATCTCGTCGAAGCAGGACGCAAGCCGATCGACTGGCGATTGCCCGAGATCGCACGAACGCTCGCTTAG
- a CDS encoding FMN-dependent NADH-azoreductase, with the protein MTTILQINSAARSQGAQSTLLADELTAKLQQSNPGAQVVVRHLHAEPLPHLDDEILGAFFTPAEQRNAEQQAISARSEALIAELQAADIVVIAAPMYNFGISSQLKTYFDFIARAGITFRYGASGPEGLVKGKKVFIVAARGGKYVGTPGDTHTPYLKTFLGFLGMTDVNFIYAEGLNMGPDAAAAALAGAREVIATAA; encoded by the coding sequence ATGACCACGATCCTTCAAATCAATTCGGCGGCCCGCTCGCAAGGCGCGCAGTCGACCCTGCTCGCCGACGAACTGACGGCGAAGCTGCAACAGTCGAACCCGGGCGCGCAAGTCGTCGTCCGCCATCTGCACGCTGAACCGCTGCCCCACCTCGACGACGAGATCCTCGGCGCATTCTTCACGCCGGCCGAACAACGTAACGCCGAGCAGCAAGCCATCTCGGCACGCAGCGAAGCGCTGATCGCCGAACTGCAGGCCGCCGACATCGTCGTGATCGCCGCGCCGATGTACAACTTCGGCATCTCGTCGCAACTGAAGACCTACTTCGACTTCATCGCTCGCGCCGGCATCACGTTCCGCTACGGCGCATCGGGTCCGGAAGGTCTGGTGAAGGGCAAGAAGGTATTCATCGTCGCGGCACGTGGCGGCAAGTACGTCGGCACGCCGGGCGATACCCACACGCCGTACCTGAAGACGTTCCTCGGTTTCCTCGGCATGACCGACGTGAACTTCATCTATGCGGAAGGTTTGAACATGGGCCCGGACGCTGCTGCTGCCGCACTGGCCGGCGCACGTGAAGTGATCGCGACCGCTGCCTGA
- a CDS encoding M61 family metallopeptidase, with translation MKPIRYTIVPSQPAAHLFEVTVTVADPDPAGQRFMLPVWIPGSYMVREFARNIVTLRAFNDAGRKVRVTKTDKHTWQVAPVKGALTLRYEVYAWDLSVRAAHLDDTTGFFNGTSVFLAVPGHEDAPCVVEIQKPAGAQYRQWRVATALPEARGTKRYGFGEYRAQNYDELIDHPVTLGEFALKTFKAHGVPHDIVISGRVVGLDMERLAADLKRICEAQIALFEPKSKKAPVDRYVFMTQAVSDGYGGLEHRASTALICNRGDLPVTGREPMTEGYRTYLGLCSHEYFHTWNVKRIKPAAFAPYDLTRENYTSLLWLFEGFTSYYDDLILVRSGVITQDDYFGLVGKVVGGVQRGSGRLKQTVAESSFDAWVKYYRQDENAPNAIVSYYTKGSLIALAFDLTIRAQTRNRKSLDDVMRLLWQRYGRDFYRGKPVGVEEADVEALFAEATGANLAELFTDGVRGTVDLPLAALLAPFGVSLKPETDVGAKPSLGARVRGGADCTLAAVHDGSAAQKAGLSAGDVLVAIDGLRVTGANLDALLARYLPGAKVEVHAFRRDELRVVQLKLDAPEVARYVLSAADSRAAGTRARDRWLKA, from the coding sequence ATGAAGCCGATCCGCTACACCATCGTCCCCAGCCAGCCCGCCGCACACCTGTTCGAAGTCACCGTCACCGTCGCCGATCCCGATCCGGCCGGACAGCGTTTCATGCTGCCCGTGTGGATTCCCGGCAGCTACATGGTGCGCGAGTTCGCGCGCAACATCGTCACGCTGCGCGCGTTCAACGATGCGGGCCGCAAGGTCCGAGTCACGAAGACCGACAAGCACACGTGGCAGGTCGCGCCGGTCAAAGGTGCGCTGACGCTGCGTTACGAGGTCTACGCGTGGGATCTGTCGGTGCGCGCTGCCCATCTCGACGACACGACCGGTTTCTTCAACGGTACGAGCGTGTTTCTCGCGGTGCCGGGTCATGAAGACGCACCTTGCGTCGTCGAAATCCAGAAGCCGGCCGGCGCGCAGTATCGGCAATGGCGCGTCGCGACTGCACTGCCCGAAGCGCGTGGCACGAAGCGCTATGGTTTCGGCGAATATCGCGCGCAGAACTACGATGAGTTGATCGATCATCCGGTCACGCTCGGCGAGTTCGCGCTCAAGACCTTCAAGGCGCACGGCGTACCGCACGACATCGTGATTTCCGGGCGCGTCGTCGGGCTCGACATGGAGCGGCTCGCCGCCGACCTTAAGCGCATCTGCGAAGCACAGATCGCGCTGTTCGAACCGAAGTCGAAGAAAGCACCCGTCGATCGTTATGTGTTCATGACCCAGGCGGTCAGCGATGGCTACGGTGGGCTCGAGCATCGCGCGTCGACGGCGCTGATCTGCAATCGCGGCGATCTGCCGGTGACCGGCCGCGAGCCGATGACTGAAGGCTACCGGACCTACCTCGGCCTGTGCAGCCACGAGTACTTCCATACGTGGAACGTGAAGCGGATCAAGCCCGCTGCGTTCGCGCCGTACGATCTGACGCGCGAGAACTACACGTCGCTGCTGTGGCTGTTCGAAGGCTTCACGTCCTATTACGACGATCTGATTCTCGTGCGCAGCGGCGTCATCACGCAGGACGATTACTTTGGCCTCGTCGGCAAGGTGGTCGGCGGCGTGCAGCGCGGGAGCGGTCGCCTGAAGCAGACGGTCGCCGAAAGCTCGTTCGATGCGTGGGTCAAGTACTACCGGCAGGACGAAAACGCACCGAACGCGATCGTCAGCTATTACACGAAGGGTTCGCTCATCGCGCTGGCATTCGATCTGACGATTCGCGCGCAAACCCGCAACCGCAAATCGCTCGATGACGTGATGCGCCTGCTGTGGCAACGCTACGGCCGCGATTTCTACCGCGGCAAGCCGGTCGGCGTCGAGGAAGCGGATGTCGAAGCGCTGTTTGCCGAAGCGACCGGCGCAAACCTCGCGGAACTATTCACCGACGGCGTGCGCGGCACGGTCGACCTGCCGCTGGCGGCTCTGCTCGCGCCGTTCGGCGTGTCGCTGAAGCCCGAAACCGATGTGGGAGCGAAGCCTTCGCTCGGTGCACGCGTGCGTGGCGGCGCGGATTGCACGCTGGCGGCCGTTCACGACGGCAGCGCCGCGCAGAAAGCAGGGCTGTCGGCGGGCGACGTGCTGGTCGCGATCGACGGGTTGCGTGTCACTGGTGCCAACCTCGATGCGTTGCTCGCGCGCTATCTGCCGGGCGCGAAAGTGGAGGTCCATGCGTTCCGGCGCGACGAACTGCGGGTTGTTCAGCTGAAACTGGATGCCCCGGAGGTCGCGCGCTACGTGCTTTCCGCCGCCGATTCCCGTGCTGCCGGGACCCGTGCTCGTGACCGCTGGCTGAAGGCCTGA
- a CDS encoding DsbC family protein, whose translation MKKPIRIVALVLAVAAATLGCTAQADQTTDKLKAALQTRLADATIKSIEKSPIAGLYEVNLGSQIIYSDATGDYLILGDLIDAKNHKNLTEARLSETNRINFASLPFANAVKVVKGNGSRQIAVFSDPNCPYCKQLENTLKSVDNVTVYTFLYPVLSPDSEVKSKSIWCSTDRAKAWESWMQNRTAPTAAGTCDTAAIDKNLKLGHEMNVTGTPTVFLADGRRLPGAVPADELNKQISAVR comes from the coding sequence ATGAAAAAGCCTATCCGAATCGTTGCGCTTGTCCTTGCCGTCGCCGCTGCGACGCTCGGTTGCACCGCGCAGGCCGATCAGACCACCGACAAGCTGAAGGCAGCACTGCAAACGCGCCTCGCCGACGCGACGATCAAGAGTATCGAGAAGTCGCCGATCGCCGGGCTGTACGAGGTGAATCTCGGCTCGCAGATCATCTATAGCGACGCTACCGGCGACTACCTGATCCTCGGCGATCTGATCGATGCGAAGAATCACAAGAATCTCACCGAAGCGCGCCTGTCGGAAACCAACCGCATCAACTTCGCGAGCCTGCCGTTCGCGAATGCGGTGAAGGTCGTGAAGGGCAACGGTAGTCGTCAGATCGCGGTGTTCTCCGATCCGAACTGCCCGTACTGCAAGCAACTCGAAAACACGCTGAAATCGGTGGATAACGTCACCGTCTATACGTTCCTGTACCCAGTGCTGTCGCCTGATTCCGAGGTGAAGTCGAAGTCGATCTGGTGTTCGACCGACCGCGCGAAGGCATGGGAATCGTGGATGCAGAACCGTACCGCGCCGACCGCCGCCGGTACCTGCGATACCGCTGCCATCGACAAGAACCTCAAGCTCGGTCATGAGATGAACGTGACCGGTACGCCGACGGTGTTCCTCGCAGACGGCCGGCGCCTGCCCGGTGCAGTTCCCGCCGACGAGCTGAACAAACAGATCTCGGCAGTGCGCTAA
- a CDS encoding UbiH/UbiF family hydroxylase, translating into MNAHHQTFDVAVIGGGLVGKTAALALTQGGLRVALLAQPCVPPPADAAFDARVYALSASSQALLERLRVWQALDPSRLSPVYDMRVFGDAHAELHFSAFQASVPQLAWIAESSLIEQALDAALRFQPNLTWLDARAQALDVKASGATIALANGRTIETDLVVGADGAHSWVRAQIGSKVLRRDYQQTGVVANFKAERPHGETAYQWFSGGEIVALLPLPDGHVSLVWSARTEHADALLEHDPAKLAAEVERVTQGTLGALECVTPAKGFPLALQTVDRLIAPRVALVGDAAHLIHPLAGQGMNLGLRDVMSLAEVVAQKEAFRDLGDTVLLRRYERSRREDIRALMLATDGLQKLFAVPGPLARVVRNAGMAMIGAQPLVKRWLVSAALG; encoded by the coding sequence ATGAACGCTCACCACCAGACCTTTGACGTCGCCGTGATCGGCGGCGGGCTTGTCGGCAAAACCGCGGCGCTGGCATTGACGCAGGGCGGTCTGCGCGTCGCACTGCTCGCGCAGCCGTGCGTGCCACCGCCCGCCGATGCCGCCTTCGATGCGCGCGTCTACGCGTTATCCGCGAGTTCGCAGGCGCTGCTCGAGCGTCTGCGGGTCTGGCAGGCGCTCGATCCATCCCGTCTGTCGCCGGTCTACGACATGCGCGTATTCGGCGATGCGCACGCCGAACTGCATTTCTCCGCGTTCCAGGCATCGGTGCCGCAGCTCGCATGGATCGCCGAATCGTCGCTGATCGAGCAGGCGCTCGATGCCGCGCTGCGCTTCCAGCCGAATCTGACATGGCTCGACGCCCGCGCCCAGGCGCTCGATGTGAAAGCGTCCGGCGCGACCATCGCGCTCGCAAACGGCCGCACGATCGAAACCGATCTGGTGGTTGGTGCCGACGGCGCCCATTCGTGGGTGCGTGCGCAGATCGGTTCGAAGGTTCTGCGGCGCGACTATCAGCAGACCGGTGTCGTCGCCAATTTCAAGGCGGAGCGCCCGCACGGCGAAACGGCGTATCAATGGTTCAGCGGCGGCGAGATTGTCGCGTTGCTGCCGTTGCCGGACGGTCACGTGTCGCTGGTCTGGTCGGCGCGCACCGAACATGCCGATGCGTTGCTCGAACACGATCCGGCGAAGCTCGCAGCGGAAGTCGAGCGCGTGACGCAAGGCACCTTGGGCGCGCTCGAATGCGTGACGCCGGCGAAGGGCTTTCCGCTCGCGCTGCAAACCGTCGACCGTTTGATCGCGCCGCGCGTCGCTCTCGTCGGCGACGCCGCGCATCTGATCCACCCGCTTGCGGGTCAGGGGATGAACCTCGGGCTGCGCGACGTCATGTCGCTGGCGGAAGTCGTTGCGCAGAAGGAAGCATTCCGCGATCTCGGTGACACGGTGCTGTTGCGCCGCTACGAGCGCTCGCGTCGCGAGGACATCCGCGCGCTGATGCTCGCCACAGATGGCCTGCAAAAGCTTTTCGCCGTGCCCGGTCCGCTTGCCCGCGTAGTGCGCAACGCAGGCATGGCGATGATCGGTGCGCAACCGCTCGTCAAGCGCTGGCTGGTGTCGGCGGCGCTCGGTTGA
- the ychF gene encoding redox-regulated ATPase YchF, with translation MSLKCGIVGLPNVGKSTLFNALTKAGIAAENYPFCTIEPNVGIVEVPDARLTALADIVKPERIVPAIVEFVDIAGLVAGASKGEGLGNQFLANIRETDAITHVVRCFDDENVIHVAGKIDPLSDIEVINTELALADLATVEKSLTRYSKAAKSGNDKEAGKLAAVLEKVRAQLDQAKPVRALDLSDDENALLKPFCLITAKPTMYVANVKEDGFENNPHLDAVRKHAEAENAPVVAVCAAIEAEIGELGDEDKEVFLADMGMDEPGLNRVIRAGFKLLGLQTYFTAGVKEVRAWTIHIGDTAPQAAGVIHTDFERGFIRAQTIGFADFVAYKGEHGAKEAGKMRAEGKEYVVHDGDVMNFLFNV, from the coding sequence ATGAGCCTCAAATGCGGCATCGTCGGCCTGCCTAACGTCGGCAAGTCCACCCTGTTCAACGCACTGACCAAGGCCGGCATCGCCGCCGAAAACTACCCGTTCTGCACGATCGAGCCGAACGTCGGCATCGTCGAAGTGCCGGATGCGCGCCTCACGGCACTGGCCGACATCGTCAAGCCGGAGCGCATCGTGCCGGCCATCGTCGAGTTCGTCGACATCGCGGGGCTCGTGGCAGGCGCCAGCAAAGGTGAAGGGCTCGGCAACCAGTTCCTCGCGAACATCCGCGAAACCGACGCGATCACGCACGTCGTGCGCTGCTTCGACGATGAGAACGTGATTCACGTTGCAGGCAAGATCGATCCGCTGTCGGACATCGAAGTCATCAACACCGAACTCGCGCTCGCCGACCTCGCAACGGTCGAAAAATCGCTGACACGCTATTCGAAGGCGGCGAAATCGGGCAACGACAAGGAAGCGGGAAAGCTCGCCGCAGTGCTCGAGAAGGTGCGCGCACAACTTGATCAGGCGAAACCGGTGCGGGCACTGGATCTGTCGGACGACGAAAACGCGCTGCTCAAACCGTTCTGTCTAATCACCGCCAAGCCGACGATGTACGTCGCGAACGTGAAGGAAGACGGCTTCGAAAACAACCCTCACCTCGACGCGGTGCGCAAACACGCCGAAGCCGAGAATGCGCCGGTCGTCGCGGTGTGCGCTGCGATCGAAGCTGAAATCGGCGAACTCGGCGACGAGGACAAGGAAGTCTTCCTGGCCGACATGGGTATGGACGAGCCGGGCCTGAACCGCGTGATCCGCGCGGGTTTCAAGCTGCTCGGCCTGCAGACCTACTTCACCGCGGGCGTGAAGGAAGTGCGCGCATGGACGATCCATATCGGCGACACGGCACCGCAGGCTGCCGGCGTGATTCATACGGACTTCGAACGCGGCTTCATTCGTGCACAGACTATCGGCTTTGCGGATTTCGTCGCGTACAAGGGCGAACACGGCGCGAAGGAAGCCGGCAAGATGCGCGCGGAAGGTAAGGAATATGTCGTGCACGACGGGGATGTGATGAACTTTCTGTTCAACGTTTGA
- the ugpB gene encoding sn-glycerol-3-phosphate ABC transporter substrate-binding protein UgpB has protein sequence MKFKPLFRSFSVAAVLALGVAQSAHAATEIQFWHAMEAALGEHLNDIATAFNASQSDYKIVPVFKGSYDQTLAAGIAAYRSGNAPAILQVYEVGTATMMQAKKAVIPVSDVFKQAGVPLDEKAFVPTIASYYSDAKTGELISMPFNSSTPVLYYNKDAFKKAGLDPNKPPKTWQELQQDAQKLKASGMSCGYSSGWQSWIQLENYSAWHGVPFASENNGFDGADAVLEFNKPLQIAHIQFLQTMLKEGTFTYVGRKDEPVSKFYSGDCGIITNSSGSLATIKKYAKFSFGTGMMPYDANVKGAPQNAIIGGASLWVLSGKDAATYKGVAKFLAYLSSPAVAAKWHQDTGYLPVTTAAYQLTQQQGFYDKNPGSDTAIKQMLNKPPLPFTKGLRLGNMPQIRTIIDEELEQVWAQKKSPKDALDSSASRGDELLRRFEKAGS, from the coding sequence ATGAAATTCAAACCCTTGTTTCGTTCGTTTTCCGTGGCGGCCGTGCTGGCCCTCGGCGTGGCGCAGAGCGCGCACGCAGCCACCGAGATCCAGTTCTGGCATGCCATGGAAGCCGCACTGGGCGAACACCTGAACGACATCGCGACCGCGTTCAACGCGTCGCAAAGCGACTACAAGATCGTTCCGGTCTTCAAGGGCAGCTACGACCAGACGCTCGCCGCCGGTATCGCAGCGTACCGCAGCGGTAATGCACCGGCCATCCTGCAGGTCTACGAGGTCGGCACCGCCACGATGATGCAGGCAAAGAAAGCGGTGATCCCGGTCTCCGATGTGTTCAAGCAGGCCGGTGTGCCACTCGATGAAAAAGCCTTCGTACCGACTATTGCAAGTTATTACAGCGACGCGAAGACCGGCGAGCTGATCTCGATGCCGTTCAACAGCTCGACGCCGGTGCTCTATTACAACAAGGACGCGTTCAAGAAAGCCGGCCTCGATCCGAACAAGCCGCCGAAGACCTGGCAGGAACTGCAGCAGGACGCGCAGAAGCTGAAGGCGTCGGGCATGTCGTGCGGTTACTCGTCGGGCTGGCAGAGCTGGATTCAGCTCGAGAACTACAGTGCATGGCACGGTGTGCCGTTCGCGTCTGAGAATAACGGCTTCGACGGTGCCGATGCGGTGCTCGAATTCAACAAGCCGCTGCAGATCGCGCACATCCAGTTCCTGCAGACCATGTTGAAGGAAGGCACGTTCACCTACGTCGGCCGCAAGGACGAACCGGTCTCGAAGTTCTATAGCGGCGATTGCGGAATCATCACGAACTCGTCGGGCTCGCTTGCCACGATCAAGAAGTACGCGAAGTTCAGCTTCGGCACCGGCATGATGCCGTACGACGCGAACGTGAAGGGCGCGCCGCAGAACGCGATTATCGGTGGTGCGAGTTTGTGGGTGCTGTCGGGCAAAGACGCCGCTACCTATAAAGGTGTCGCGAAGTTTCTGGCGTATCTGAGCTCGCCGGCTGTCGCCGCGAAGTGGCATCAGGACACGGGCTATCTCCCCGTCACCACGGCGGCTTATCAGCTGACGCAGCAACAGGGCTTCTACGACAAGAACCCGGGCAGCGACACGGCGATCAAGCAGATGCTGAACAAACCGCCGCTGCCGTTCACGAAGGGCCTGCGTCTCGGCAACATGCCGCAGATCCGCACGATCATCGACGAAGAACTCGAACAGGTATGGGCGCAGAAGAAATCGCCGAAGGATGCGCTCGACTCCTCGGCGTCGCGCGGCGACGAGTTGTTGCGTCGCTTTGAAAAGGCCGGTAGCTAA
- the ugpA gene encoding sn-glycerol-3-phosphate ABC transporter permease UgpA, producing the protein MEKRSRFGTGVLPYLLVAPQLLITAVFFLWPAGAALWQSTQSQDAFGTSSEFVGLANFKQLFADPLYLSSLTTTLIFCALVTVFGLVISLLLAACADRVTRGAKAYQTLLIWPYAVAPAIAAVLWSFLFNPSIGIVTYALAKYGIVWNHALNAGQAMFLVVLASVWKQVSYNFLFFYAGLQAIPRSLIEAAAIDGAGPVRRFFGIALPLLSPTSFFLLVVNLTYAFFDTFPVIDAATGGGPAQATRTLIYKIFAEGFQGLDIGSSGAQSVVLMVIVVGLTVVQFRFIERRVQYS; encoded by the coding sequence ATGGAAAAACGCTCCCGCTTCGGCACCGGCGTACTGCCTTACCTGCTGGTCGCGCCGCAACTCCTGATCACCGCGGTGTTCTTCCTGTGGCCTGCCGGCGCCGCGCTATGGCAATCGACGCAATCGCAGGACGCGTTCGGCACGTCGAGCGAATTCGTCGGTCTCGCGAACTTCAAGCAGTTGTTCGCCGACCCGCTGTACCTGTCGTCGCTGACCACGACGCTGATCTTCTGCGCGCTCGTCACGGTCTTCGGTCTCGTGATCTCGCTCTTGCTCGCAGCCTGCGCCGACCGCGTGACGCGCGGCGCCAAAGCCTATCAAACGCTGCTGATCTGGCCGTACGCAGTCGCACCCGCGATCGCCGCGGTGCTGTGGTCGTTCCTGTTCAATCCGAGCATCGGGATCGTCACGTATGCGCTCGCGAAGTACGGCATCGTGTGGAATCACGCACTGAATGCCGGCCAGGCCATGTTCCTCGTCGTGCTCGCATCGGTGTGGAAGCAGGTCAGCTACAACTTCCTGTTCTTCTATGCGGGCCTGCAAGCGATTCCGCGCTCGCTGATCGAAGCGGCGGCGATCGACGGAGCGGGTCCGGTGCGGCGCTTCTTCGGGATCGCACTGCCGCTGCTCTCTCCGACCAGTTTCTTCCTGCTCGTCGTCAATCTGACCTACGCATTCTTCGACACGTTTCCGGTCATTGACGCGGCCACCGGCGGTGGTCCCGCACAAGCCACGCGCACGCTGATCTACAAGATCTTCGCTGAGGGTTTTCAGGGCCTCGACATCGGCAGCTCGGGCGCGCAGTCGGTCGTGCTGATGGTGATCGTCGTCGGGCTGACCGTCGTGCAGTTCCGTTTCATCGAGCGGAGGGTTCAATACTCATGA